GGTATCCAGTGCGCTGAACGAAAAGATCGAGCCGGTTGACATCCTTGAAAAAGGGTTGATCTCCGGAATGCAGGAGGTAGCATCGCTATTCGCACGCAAGGAATACTACGTGCCCGAAGTCCTACTCTGCTCTGAAGCATTCTACGCGGGATTCGATATATTAAAACCGCTCATCGGAAAATCATCCCGTAAGCCCAAAGCAAGAATTGTGTTTGGCGTAGTGGAAGGAGACATACACGATATCGGCAAGAATATCGTTAAGGTCATGATGGAAGCAGCAGGCTACGAAGTCGTTGACCTGGGACGTGACGTACCCGTTGAGGACTTCATCAAGGCAGTAGACAAAGAAAGACCGGATATACTCGCATTGTCGAGCCTAATGACCACCACAATGACACTTATGGCTGATATACTAAAGGAATTGGAGAAACGCAACTTGCGTCGTGGATTAAAGGTCATCGTCGGAGGGGCACCGGTGAATGAGGAATTCGCTGCAAGTATCAAGGCCGATGGCTACAGCCCGGATGGACCTTCTGCAGTTAGACTGATCGAGAAACTGCTCAGTGGATAGAATCTCTGCCGTCATAAATCATCAAAAATATTTTGCCGTATTTCCGATGGTCTGCGCTGACCACGGCGCGTATCTACTAAACCTCAAATTCAAGGAGGTTGCAGAAGATGGAGAAAAACTCGCCCATGTCCTGCAGTACACCTATGAACTCTATGGCTACGATATGGTGCTGGTTTTCTCGGATCCCTACGTTGAAGCACAGGCGCTTGGCTGCCCGGTCGAACTTGACCCTTACCCCGCTCTGATCGGATCTGCAACGGTGCATTCTGTCGATCGCACTGAAGAGATCATCCATGCGGCGGACATTCTAAGGAGCAGCATCGACGTTCCGATATTCGTTTCCATCAAAGGTCCCTTCACTCTCGCTGCCTTCCTCGATGGCATCGAGCATTATCTGAAGATAGTTTTGAAAAAAGAAACAGAGGCCTCGCAGCTCTTGCAGGAAGCACTACAATACCAACTGGGATATTTGGAGAGAATTTTGTCCGTCGGTGTCAACATTATGATCGGAGACCCCCTCGCATCATCGAGCGTAATATCGCCCGCAATATTCCTGAAATATGCATTCACAGGGCTAAAGACGATGGTGGCAAAAGCAAAAACTAGCGGCGCAATCGTTGGCGTCCACATCTGTGGAGACGTAGGCGCAATATCAGAATATCTTGATGACCTGGACGCTGATATCCTGAGTATAGAAGGCATCAACATTCGGACAGAGACTTTAAAAATGGGTGGTGTAGGAACCGATACGATATTGAACGGAGACCTGAAATGCATGAGATCAGAGGTGGAAAATGCGTTCAAAAATGAATTCATAATCCTGTCCACAGCGTGCGACGTTCCACCCCACACAGAGCCGGCAAATATCAAGGCCATGCTCCGATTCGCCCGTGAGTGCGGCCGTGAATATGGAGTACAAAAATGAAGTTGATCGGCTATGCGTGCTCTTACATACCAGTCGAAATACTCTCCGCTACTGGATTGCAGCCATACCGACTCCTCCATGGCGATATAGACCTTTCGAAGCAAGGGGAACGCTTCGTAAGGGTAGATGCTTGTCCCATGGTGAAATCAAATCTCGCTTATGCCATCCAGAATGCAGACAAATTCGCCGCGCTGATTGGTACAACCGGGTGCGACATGTCTCGCAGAATGTTCGATGTCCTGAGCGAACAGACGAACATACCAGTGTATATGGTGAATAACCCGAGAACCGACAACCCTGCGATGTATAATGATGAAATTGACTGGCTGGTAAAACAACTCGAACACTTTTCCCATATGAAATTCACCGACGAGATGATCCGGGAAGAAATATCCAAATGGGAAGGAATGCGCGCAGAATTACGGATCATCGACGAAAAGAGAGCAGCCCACCCGTCACTCGTATCGACGACAGACTTCCATAGCGTAATGGCCGGCTATCATAAAGGGTCGTTTGATGAGAATGTCACTTTCTGTCAGAACCCCTCAGATAGACCAAGGTTATACTTATTAGGCAGCGCTATCACGTACGAGGCAAATCATATCCTTCAATTGATAGAAGAAAATCTCCGTATTGTAGGTGATTTCAATTGCGGACTTTCTCGACCCCTTCACATCAAGATCGAAGGACAGAGTATCGACGGCATCAAGAAAGCGTATTACAACCAACCGCCGTGCCTGTACAAAAGACCGCATCAGAAGTACTACGACTTCGTAGCCATGGAGATTGCCAGACTGAGATGCATCGGTATAATTGCATGGACACTGGATTACTGCGATGTTCATGAGTTCGAACTGCAGAAGATCGAAAAGGTATTCAACCTCCCGGTATTAAGGATACGGAGTGATTTTTCCTATCAGGGTAACAGCCAGTTGAGGACACGAATCGAGGCCTTTGCGGAGATGCTATGTTCGAG
The candidate division WOR-3 bacterium genome window above contains:
- a CDS encoding corrinoid protein is translated as MLESIKEAVIEMDEEKVSELVSSALNEKIEPVDILEKGLISGMQEVASLFARKEYYVPEVLLCSEAFYAGFDILKPLIGKSSRKPKARIVFGVVEGDIHDIGKNIVKVMMEAAGYEVVDLGRDVPVEDFIKAVDKERPDILALSSLMTTTMTLMADILKELEKRNLRRGLKVIVGGAPVNEEFAASIKADGYSPDGPSAVRLIEKLLSG
- a CDS encoding 2-hydroxyacyl-CoA dehydratase family protein; its protein translation is MKLIGYACSYIPVEILSATGLQPYRLLHGDIDLSKQGERFVRVDACPMVKSNLAYAIQNADKFAALIGTTGCDMSRRMFDVLSEQTNIPVYMVNNPRTDNPAMYNDEIDWLVKQLEHFSHMKFTDEMIREEISKWEGMRAELRIIDEKRAAHPSLVSTTDFHSVMAGYHKGSFDENVTFCQNPSDRPRLYLLGSAITYEANHILQLIEENLRIVGDFNCGLSRPLHIKIEGQSIDGIKKAYYNQPPCLYKRPHQKYYDFVAMEIARLRCIGIIAWTLDYCDVHEFELQKIEKVFNLPVLRIRSDFSYQGNSQLRTRIEAFAEMLCSRI